The following nucleotide sequence is from Chelmon rostratus isolate fCheRos1 chromosome 11, fCheRos1.pri, whole genome shotgun sequence.
CCAATCTGACTGCTGTACGGGCTGGAGGATGGTGATGAGAAAGCCCACGCACAACCCTAAAGCCCCACACTTGTTAAATGTCACCTCTGCCCTGCCATGTATAATTATTACCAATTCCCCACCTGTCACTGCCACATCTCCCCTCACTCCAAACTCCCCCCTCCCACTGCATGATCAACTCCTCCTGAGCAGGCTGTGTTATTCTATGTGAGGGTGGGGGTTCCcgtttattttttaaaagcatgaCACCCTAACGTAAGCCTGGAAAGAACTGAactgtgaccaaaaaaaaaagcacctaAGAAAAAACCTCAtcatttgaactttttttgtaTGGAAATGTGTAACaatgagaaaagaaataagAACAACGGAGgcggagagaagaaaaagagaaaacgaGCTAACCCAGTTAAACATAGGAAAATGGTGCACTCTGCAACATCTAAACCAGGCCTCAGTGATCAGTTATCTGATGACTTTTGCAGCACCCACTGCACTTCCTACACTGGAGATGGATTTGGTGCCAATAGTGAGCAGATGcttttcagcagaaaactgaaTTAGGCAACACACGGTGTAGAGGAGAGAGATGTTGTAATAAGAGTGCAATGTTGAAATCTCAAAGAGCACGCAcaagcatactgtatgtgcaagtgTTTGTAGGGTAGCACACATGGTTATGTTGCGTACACATATTCTATgatagcgcacacacacatttttttctctccctcctaaccagccatgcacacacacacatacacacacacacaaaccagtgaGGCAAGAACCACATTAGACAGATTTCAGATTtcttaataaaaataattcatttcagGACGACATATAAATAATTATTGAATCACACAATACAGATATCTTGATATGAATAAATACTTAACAAATAAAACCAGGCTTTTTTTCATACAATACCCTATTGTCGAAAGGTCACACAAAGAAACTTCCACacagtttgcatgttttgttaCACCTTCTGCTCTTAAGCGGATGCTCTTCCTACTGTTGGAATGTCCCTAAGCAAGTCGGAGTACCATTCTTAAATGCCTCAGCAGCTTAGACAAGTCATGTGCAACTTATGTGATCTCCTCCCAGTCGAACTCAGTCAATGCCCCGAAAGCGTTTTAAGGGGCCCTGATGAGCTGACCACTAATTGGCCTTTAATTGATTAAGGTTTGTCTAGAGGTGATTAAAGCACACAGAGATCTACGTACAGGCCGTCAACACGTGGGCTGGCCCGACAGCTTTAGATACAGTTGAATGAAAAGGCAGACCAAGAGCCTGTTTGTCTATGCTGTTCTAACTGGAGCCACAGATGGACATCTGCCGACAGCGGTGGAGTTCTTCAGCAGAAGTAGGAGGGGAAAAACTGTTCCTGTTTCATTTGATAAATGTTTTCTGCTTGAGCTTATCTCTGTAGCCGAATATTTCTTTGTATTTGGGTAAAATAGATACTTGCAAAAAGACAGCGGCCATGTGGGGATTTTCAACATGAGAGAGCTTGATAAGCTCTCGCCTGTGGTTGCACACAATCTGAGATGCCTATCTGTGGCTAGTTAGCTTAGAATCATCCAGGCTGGCCATTTTTAAGGAGGTAACAACAACTGTTTGGCGATTGAtggcacatgttttttttttttttttttttttttttggcagaaacaaaaccaaatgtatcaaaatacattaaaaaatcccaaaacaaaaaaaaataaaaataaacaggaatgtCAGTTTTGCGTATTCCAGACGCACACATGTGtgcgttttgtgtgtgtgtctgtgtgtctgtgtgtgtgtgtgtgtgtgttggagatgAGGCATCGGGTTGGAAGGTCCTACAATATGGACCAAGATCCATATTCACAAAAGCATTTTATAGGTGGGAGCACTGATCCAGGATCACTGATCAGGCCCCTCTGGTCCATAAAATTTCAATCACTACTTAAAGGCAAAACTTATCGAGGATCAGCCCCAATACTGTGCTGTTgtagcagcagcacaaaacacattcagataaACAAGATTAGCCAAAGCAGGCAATGGGATTGCTCTCTGAAGTTTTGAATTGTCGCCTTGGCACATCCAGTGgggtggagcagagaggaatgCATTTCTCTACGGGGTTGTTTACCTACACATCACCTCAGGCTGGGGTGGGGCGCATACAATCTCACAgagctgtgtttgcatgtgcatgtgtgtgcatatgtgtgtatgtggtgggAAGGCGGATAATCATCCAGACTTTGCTCGTCATTATGTTCTCAGCTCTCTCTATAGTTGGCAATCCCCTTCTGACAGGACTGGAGCTAcgacatttgtgtgtgcatgatgtgcaGGTCTGTGTTATGCATTTCTAGGTGCTTCAGTGGTcagtaaacaggaaaacaacgTCCAAGGCAACAGATCTGTTtttggaggagaagaggggaaataagaggaaggacaggaggagtAGAAAGAGAATGAGTcctgtctcttctgtcttctctgCCTTCTGTCCGCTGACACCGCCAGCATGTTGGCTACAATGGAGAGGCTTGTATTTCTGTACATGTAGCACCAAAACTAGCAGGGGCCTGCCCTGTCTGTCTTGCACTGTTGAGACACATGGTCTGGTCTTACTTTCCATATGCAGCAATTCATAACGTTAACTTCATATAACAGATTATTAACAATGCTAAGTTTAATTTGCCTCAGAATATGAACTAACACTGCTATTGATTGACTAATGAAAGAAATTAATTCTTTATAATAATTTTACAATATTGATTGCATGAGCCTTTCTTGGTAAGTCTATTTTAGGAGGACACACAAGTGTTTTTGGAGAACTAAGCTAAAAAATGGTGGatagcatttatttattttggccCAGTTTGGCTCACTTCTGCTAACAACTTCCACAGATTTGTTGCTGGGCTTCCCCAACTACTGCGTCCCTCACTCTGCAGAGCAAATGctagacagacaggcagacagatacacagatgggttaagacagacagacagacagacagattgggggggtgggggtatAAATCCTTGGCTGTGGTCTAGAAAGCAATGTCAGATGCTTCTTGTTATGTCAACATACAATCATTTTGTCCGGCACGGTTCACTGCGTACCTCTAAATACATATTGTACACAAGAGTTAAGTCAGTTGCTCTGACATGTAGCCAAACCTCTCAACGTGTAAGTGCACAGGGCACATCAGATGATAATAATTGCACAAAGAGGTATTCTGGAGGCCATGTCTactgcgaacacacacacatacacacatgcgcgcacacacacatacacgcacactcacacacacacacacactcaccaccCGCCCCACAACCacccccacatacacacactctctcttcaCATTCTACGTGGGGGGTTTGATTTTTAGGCCATAAGGTTACTAGTTAGTCACTAGCTAGTTAGTTAGTTGGTTAGTTAGTATCAGAGGTGCATTGACTGGCATGGGGCGCCCACAGCAGGGCAGCGGCTCTAGCGTGCTAGCGATGTCTCGTCATCGTCGTTGCGTGCGTGGGTGCGTATGTGGTCAGCCGCGGTAAATCTGTTTGAAGTGGTCACACTCATTGCAGTAGCCCTGTTTCTCTTGGTTGGCGTAGTGGTCGCAGCCCTGCGTCCGGCACCGCTGCTTGGACTTTTCCTTGGGCGCCTGCGCCCGCCTGCCCGCCTCTCTGCCCTGGCCGCGCGTGTGGCACTCTGGGCAGAGGTCTGTGCAACCTGGGGACACATTACTGCAGCCACTCCGCCGGCACTGGGTCTGGGTCTGGGTCTGGGATTGCTGCGAAGATCTGGGTTTGACTGCTCGGTCACGCTTTTTGTACAcagggaagagagggggagcaaagagaaaaaggtcAATGGGCAACTGAAAGGCAACTGTGGACCAGCAGGATATTGCAAGAAGAAGATGGGTGGTGAGaatcacagaaaaagagagacaaaggaagGACAAGACACAGCCGACAGATGGCACAGGTGAAAGGAGAAGGAGTTCAGAACGGATGGCAGACACTTACCATGACCAGAGGAGGGGAGTGTGGTGTGCGATGTGCCACTTGGTTGAGCCGTGCACTTTGCTCTTTGACGTAGCACTTGTCACAGTAGCCCTCCAGCATTGCCTTGCCAACCGCACCACACCCAGGCCCACGACACCGCGAGGCGTTCTGGAAGCCTGCCTCCAAACCGTGCCGGCTCTGGACCGGTGCAGGGGGAGGGGTCAGGTCTGGAATAGTCAGTTTAAATATAAGTTGATATAATATAATCGTATATATAATAGCAATGTCTCATATAATATGACATttgagtgaaaaaaagaaagtagaCACTTATTTCTTCCAtgcaaaacaaactgagaaagacttttgtttaaaaagcctTGATAAGACATTTTCTACTTCTGAAAATCTGTAACATGATAGAAGTGTTCAGTTTCAGGACTTACGGTGGTTGGTTTGATAGTCTACGTAGCAAATAGTGCAGAAACCCAACTTCTCTGGCGTCCCAAAGAACTGGCAGCCAGATCTTTTACAAGGGCGGGCCAGAGGGGCTTGCCAGGCTGAGGTGTGCCCTGGAGTTAGGGTGAGGCACGGCCGCTCAGCGTCCCTGGCCTGACTCCAAGCCGAAGACGATGCCTCAGTCCTGGGGTTGTTCTGCTGTGGCTCTCCCCTCTCTGGAGCCTGCTGTCTCTGCATGCAGGGAGGACACAGGCCATTGAATATCCTGAACGCCTCCTGTCTGCACATGCTGCAgcgctctgtctctgtctcgcAGCCCCCCCACTGGGTCCAGCCGGAGCCCTGGGCCGGGTGGGGGACTATAGGCCCCCCATTGGGACCTGGGAGTCCTGTAGCAGCTGTTCCAGCTCCAGGGGGTCCGTGGTTCTGCCTGGAGTTGAAGCAGCGCTCGCAAAGTCCATCATGCTCCACGCTAAGGGTGAAGAGGCAGCCTGGTGTCTTGCACTTCATGGCATGAGTCTCACTGTACAGGCTGAGGCTAGGAGCGGTGGGTGGCGCTGAACGGGGGCTGGATAACACCACACCTCTCCCAGATGAGGAGGATGGGGGGCTGCTGCTTCGGGCTCCCCTGGAGCTCACCTCAGTCTCTGATCCCCCTATCACACCTACCCCACCTTGTACCCCTCCTCCCTTGGTCTGCACCACCCCTTCTATCCTCGCTCCTCCACCTGTAGTGGCCTGTCGCTTCTCAAAGCATTCATGGCAATGAGGCTGCGTGTCTACGGAGACATAAAAGGTGCATCGTGGTGTGGCACAGCGGATCTCGATGAGAGAGAGCTGGGAGACGGAGAAGGGCGGTGGGCGCTGAGGCTGGGCGGCCCATGCCTGCTCCTTGTCCTCCTGCCAGCGCTGGTACTCATGGTTGACAAGTTGCAGGTAGTCCTCCATCAGGTTCATGTCTTCAGGGAGGTTGCCCTCATCCagcctggagacagagagaatgtgtttttttacttcatTGAATTTTTTGTAGCTAATATAGCTAATATAGCTGCTGTCATCACTGTGCTGATGACAGTATTACAAAATCTGTAATCATCTATCTAAAATAAATCTCCTAATTCCTGAGTTGCAACATGCAAAACTGCATTTAACACCATGGCCAAGATCTACATCTGGAAACCAATCTCTGTCATTTTGTCCATTATCATCTGTAGGTACCGTGCAGCATTGATGATCCGTGTGGCGTCGTAGCCCAGGCCTATGACAGGAATCTCTATCAGTAGCAGGTAGTCTTTGAGAagcctctctttctgctgctgttctttctcCATCAGGAAGTGAACCTTCAGCTCCTCAAAGCCCCCTCGTCCTGGGTTGATCAGCGGCACGGCTCGGATCTCTGTGGAATTCAAAGACATTGCatctgaataaaaacatgagcaaCTTCATATCAGGCCTTTGTCGTCTCAGCTACACAACACCTGTTTCCTACCTGGACCACTGTCTTTGATGGTGATGAGGGGTGCAAAGTGCTGGGAGTCATAGCCGAGCACTATCGGGTACTTGTAGCACTCAGTGGGCGGCCAGTGTAGCGGTAGATAAATCCCACCCACATTCAGAGGAGAGATAGAGGAGCCAGATTTCATACTCCTGACCACCTGGTCTGTTGAAGGAACAGCAATTAAAGAGATTTATAAAAAGAACTGTCTAAAAATATGAATATCTTTTTAGAACATGACTTATTGTTAACATGTTCCTGAATGAAATCAAACTTTTCAGCTTCTGGAGGGAGGTAACTAATTTGGGGATTTGACGTGTTGACACAAGGGCAGTGAGTCTTCGATGACTAACAGGGAGCAATAAACATACTTTGAGATGATAAAAAGGGAGTACCTGCGATGACAATGATGGGTCTGCGGAGAATGTTGGAGAGGACGAAGATGTGAATGTCCTCCAGAGAGTCAAACTGGAGCCCGTTGCTACTGGAGACCGGAGACGCCATCTTCACAATCTtttcccactcctcctcccagTTCTGgggcagcacaaacacaaagagttAGGATATAAACCTATATATAAACTGCACATTTGGGTTGAAGCTGCATAAAACCATCCCATAAAATAACTTGTAGGTAGGAAAATAAGTAGAAGGATATGTGCATATGCTCTGGCTTGAGGCTAttccattaaaacaaaatatattaatgTGCAGGTTGCACAtaggttgtattttttttttagctcagaCGTCTCCCATCTAACAACAATCTTTAATGCAAAGTAATGGAAAAGGCTTTTGACATGGACGCAGTCTGATCTTCATACCATGGTGGTGTATCGCAGTCCGGTCTGGGTGAACTCCTGGGACTGGAGCAGCTCTGCCTGGAAGCGAGCTCGAAAGACGCCAGTGTCCGTCTCTTTCAAAACACCATGGAGGGCTTTCCGAAGCACCAGGTCTGTGTCCTGAACGCCCAGCATGTACTGAGAGGCCGCGTGGAGCAAACAGTTCCCATctcctacagacacacacaggagaggcagagaatAAGATATTCATACCAAGGGTAGCTGGTTTTGTAAACAGGACAGAAACTTCTAGAACTGCGCaggggaacacacacatgcaaataataCAGCACACCAACAGACAATtgcagtgtgcacacactgaaGCGTAACAAAAGTCTGGGGATTTCCAGGCCATCGGGCCGGTTGTCACACTATCTGGTGTCTAGACTATTATATGACCCTCACATGTCTGAAAGTATGCACACATTACAGACAAAGCTCAGCTTTTACACAGCTGGCCTGAGAAAATGGGCCTTAAATGTACCTGAAATCAATTTTTTGAAAAATTAAATGCCACTCGCTTACTTCTCTAATCTGTCCGGAAACACTCAAAAAATATGCTCTCTTGTTTCATTTCAAGGAAACTACTTCCTCTATGTTCTATTAACCATCCAGAGAGATAAAATTGGCTTCTCAAAaggcttttttgtgtgtgtgcgtgtgagctTGAGCAACTAAAAACCTTGGAATTTTATTTGGTCTCCTATAGCAGCGCTGGGTCTTTTTCTCATTGTGAAACAGGAGAGCCCATGTTTGTCAATGTGTGTAGCAATGAAAAACCCTGTTGCCACACTAAACACAGGAATTTCCCTGCGCTAACTTCTGccttttgtgcgtgtgtgtgttccccttCTATGATCCCAACTCATCAGTGCTACTCAGCTGGTCCTGGACTTTCCACAGGGGTGTGGCTTGGACAGGATGGAATGTTATCTTTTTAACTACTGCTATCAACACCCGATGAAGGCTGTGATTAATGAGCGCTGAGATAACATGTGCACTCACATGTACTGTAATGTGTGTACTCTGTCTGCCTTTATGATCCGCTTACCTGGCGATagttcacacactcacctgaaccTCTCTGTATAAAACTGCtgcattaaaaattaaactttCAGACCAAGACAATCCATATCCAAAAGCTGTGCACATCACAAGAGCAAACCTCTGCACAGgaaacatcatttaaaacacagctaTGAAAAGGTTAGCCTGAAATGAGTTTAGCCTGGGGTAAGTGTCGTGCCACAGGCCAAACTGTGATCAGATTTCTCAAAATAGCATCATCAGTGGTGCGAGATGACAGTAATGTGAGATacagttgttttcattcaacTGAAGGAACAATCCCAGTGTACTCTGAGAAAAAGAAGCATCCACTTCTATTTCAGACGAGCTAGCTGTTGTTGCATTTCGATGCTCTTGCATCACtctcaacaaaaacataaaatgcacaaCTCTCTAGTGAGAAAAGGCATCCTCAACAGAGATGCATACACAGGCATACAAGAATAGGCACAAacgcacaaacatgcatgtataATCAGTTCCTcttgtgcacaaaaacacacagacttttgACCCTGAATCGAGCTGCCTGCCGACTAAAGATGAAAGACGGTCTGCTGGTCCCATCTGTCTAAATATAGACACTTCCTCTGTGACAAGCTGAGACActtcctgaaaacacaccagTGTAGGACCAGTCTTAATCCTCATCTGGTTGCCATGCAGGTGACACTTACCACAAGTTTGCAATGCTGTGCTTTCCAGTGGCTCTAGGTTTGTGCCACACATCATCCACTCTCCCACTCTTTGTCCGCAAGCCAACAAAACACGTCCTGGCCATGACTATCTTTGATACTTCACCGCTGTATGTTTTAATCAAATAATACGGCTatcacattaaaagacaaaccTGAAATCTgcacttatgtgtgtgtgtgtcctccctGCTACTACAGTATGTGGAGTCAGTGTactgcagccaaacaaatcCTGCCTGTTGGGGACACATGACAGACATGGGATGCTGTTTGGGAAAAACCCCCGGATGCGTCCGAGACATTCAGGACAGAAGACGCAGTGAATTTCAATAACATGTTTCTTGGCTGGGTGGAAACGTTGCACAAAACAGGACAATGGTTATCTTGACTGCCGGGGAGTGGACATCAGTTCTGTTTCTTCCAGTCTGGGAATGAAGTTGGGTTTTGGGAAGATTGAAATTCGTTCAGCGGTTTTAAATCTTTAGTAACATCACAGAGATGGCGACCTGAGGAAAAGACTTCGGGCTAATGGGTGAATTTATTTCCCAGACAGTGTGGAGACTGATCTTATAACAGTGTTAGGACTTCGAGAAGCTTGATTAATGTGACCTGCTCTGACTGGACGCTCATTGACGGACTTTTGCTCTCTCACGTTcgctctctgtatgtgtgtctgctgagctccagtgactcagcagcagtcagtcagccctgtgtgtgtgtgtgtgtgtgcgtgcgtgtgtgcacgttgTCCGTCCTCTGCTCAAAGTCACGTCTGGGTCCTTCAGAGTTAGACGCTCCGGCTCTAAATTCTGTCTCATCTTTATGACATCATCTTCGCAAGACAGGAAATTCCAGGCAGGTTGCCGTCAGCAGAAGCCAGACGAGCTTGTCATCCATTCAGGGGTCTTTCTGAAGAGGAACCATGTGCTAATGAGCGTTCCAGTAACTACTTTAGTCATTACCAACTTCACAATCACCATGGGGCCCTCACAAAGAGTTTCAGTACTTATGAAAAATGAGTTCAGCACACAAAGAATCCAGCAAGTTCCTCATCCATCCGGTAAATGTACAAAGTCAATTCTGAGATGAGTCCGACGTAGGAATTTTTTCTCTGTTGAGTGTTAATTGCTTCctatgagaaagaaaaacactattTCCGCTGGAAACTCACATGTTTAAGACAAACTTGCAGCCCATCTTGATTTCCGCTTCCTCCTTCTGTTGTGAATGCCATGGCTGATGTTTCCCTTCAAagcttgttttttcccctcGTGTAAAAATAGAGTCTGATGTACACACCAGATGTGCCGATGTTATTACAATATAGACTGAAAAAAGGCcagcagagacagtgagacagttgGATTTGGTCACTCTGGATTTAACAAGGGCTGGTGAGCTGTGACACATCTGACTGTCACTAAGACGGTGCCATAAACCTAAGTCAGTCATTTGGGCAGGCAGGTGGGGAACTTAAAATCATCTGAGATGTTTTAAGAGCCATTGACATTCACactacttacacacacacacacctacacagaaacagaggggaCATACCCCTCAGGTTGTAAATGAAACACTGTGGAAATAGTCGGGTCTGAAACATCACCGACAGTAAATAACGGTACTGCATGTGACGGCAGAGAAATTCCCAGTGCAGAGCTATGATCAGAAGTAATCGGGCCCGTGTCTGAATGTTTGCCTACTCTGGGATGTTCCCGTGTTACGACATCCACGtaacagaaaacatgactttGCAACGGGCTGACTGAACTCAAACGCTTCGGCTCGGCACAGTAAAACCAAGGGGGCTGCTAAATGAGTGGATGTGAAAGTGTCAACCGGGTCCCTCCATTGTTGTCACTTACAGTAACCCTGCTTGTGAGTAATGCCATCTCAGAATTTACATATCAAGTAGGCCTGACTCATATGCACCTCCTCGATcatagaaaatgaaacaaaagcaaaacacatccTCCGCCCTGAGCAATGGAGATCGCTACAGTTCCTGAAATCAAGGAACAAAAGCTTGACATCAGCTCTGTGACCCATCTGTTGAATCGCTCCTGTCGTTGAACTTCAGGTTAAATGCCACCAGAACCTTGTACTCCAACAGCATTCACTCATATTGATccagaaatacacacacgcactacTAAACCACAAATGTATGTGATAAAACATCCCAAAATCTCACTAAAGTGCTCCAAACTTCATGCTTCATCCTCAAGTAATAAAGTCAAAGAAAGACGATCTACTGGAGACTCAATTCCTAAATATCAGCAAAATCCCTCTTACCATTGGTACGTAAGGGCACCATCTTCTTCACCTCCCGACACCAGTtcagcttcttctcctgctccaaTGAGGCCTGCATGGCGCGGTCCAGGATGGCAGCCTGCACCACCTCCCTGAAGGCCTGCGGGAAGTGGTTCATGGCGATCATCTCCAGCGTGTAACGGTGCATGCCGCGCAGGTGGTGCATCAGGCCGCCGCTGGCAGCCGGCTTCACCACGTCGTTGGGCACTCGCTGACGGATCTTCACCGCCTTCAGCAGGTTGGAGACAAACAGGAATTTGGGGAGGAAGTTCTGACCCTGCGACATGGCGGATGTGTGGCCAGGTGGatggaaggaggggaggaagaggaacaaggagaaggaaaggaggaggaggaggaggaggaggcaccAACCACCGCTGTCCGAACAACGTGGAAACTGGATGGAGAGAAGGGGAGTGGTTATGTTATTTCACAGCAGCGTACAGTAGAAAATAACAGTATAGACTGGTGGGAAATTTTCAGTGGAGATTCCCCGTCCTTATTAATTGAGACTCAAGACACAACTTAGTTTACAGTTTGTTCGGGAAACCACCCAACACACAGGATCAACGCACTGCGAAAGCTGTCTGGTGCTTTTTCACTGGAGATTCTGGTGGGCCAAATAGAATAAAGCACACAAAGAGccctttgttttcttgtttgttcttttaattCTCCATTTTCGTCTTGACGGTTTCCGAGTTTCCCCAAACAGGACGGCCCTGTGTACCACTGAGCTCAAAGCCCTCCAACAATAAACTGGTGTTTTCCAGGCTTGAACTGAAGGCCACCCAGGGCTTCCCAGGCTGCTGGGAAGGTCACACCGACTGCCCAGAGGCCTCCTCCCTCGCCGACACCTTTTTCTGGTGGTCGGCCTGCATCAGGTCCTTAAACACGCTTAAAGGTAAAATCGTTGGAGAATTTTCAATACCTGTGCCAGTATCATGCTGAAATTTCAGACAGCAAAACATCACTGTTCTCATTAAATCACTGTCTGATGTTGCCTTAACATGAGTTGCTGCAAAGGAATTTCAGAAAGTCAGCAAA
It contains:
- the tnfaip3 gene encoding tumor necrosis factor alpha-induced protein 3 — translated: MSQGQNFLPKFLFVSNLLKAVKIRQRVPNDVVKPAASGGLMHHLRGMHRYTLEMIAMNHFPQAFREVVQAAILDRAMQASLEQEKKLNWCREVKKMVPLRTNGDGNCLLHAASQYMLGVQDTDLVLRKALHGVLKETDTGVFRARFQAELLQSQEFTQTGLRYTTMNWEEEWEKIVKMASPVSSSNGLQFDSLEDIHIFVLSNILRRPIIVIADQVVRSMKSGSSISPLNVGGIYLPLHWPPTECYKYPIVLGYDSQHFAPLITIKDSGPEIRAVPLINPGRGGFEELKVHFLMEKEQQQKERLLKDYLLLIEIPVIGLGYDATRIINAARLDEGNLPEDMNLMEDYLQLVNHEYQRWQEDKEQAWAAQPQRPPPFSVSQLSLIEIRCATPRCTFYVSVDTQPHCHECFEKRQATTGGGARIEGVVQTKGGGVQGGVGVIGGSETEVSSRGARSSSPPSSSSGRGVVLSSPRSAPPTAPSLSLYSETHAMKCKTPGCLFTLSVEHDGLCERCFNSRQNHGPPGAGTAATGLPGPNGGPIVPHPAQGSGWTQWGGCETETERCSMCRQEAFRIFNGLCPPCMQRQQAPERGEPQQNNPRTEASSSAWSQARDAERPCLTLTPGHTSAWQAPLARPCKRSGCQFFGTPEKLGFCTICYVDYQTNHHLTPPPAPVQSRHGLEAGFQNASRCRGPGCGAVGKAMLEGYCDKCYVKEQSARLNQVAHRTPHSPPLVMRDRAVKPRSSQQSQTQTQTQCRRSGCSNVSPGCTDLCPECHTRGQGREAGRRAQAPKEKSKQRCRTQGCDHYANQEKQGYCNECDHFKQIYRG